Proteins encoded in a region of the Anopheles aquasalis chromosome 2, idAnoAquaMG_Q_19, whole genome shotgun sequence genome:
- the LOC126575857 gene encoding basic helix-loop-helix neural transcription factor TAP-like, with amino-acid sequence MDRYTMGIDRLSSYEPMSSTVSLIGGSTYLPNYPLDGSLCHSSYSVSSGETSPSFSGTEHNHSYGQLASYSDAMFDGEPGFVQIESADLLFHGIADSSVQQDTVRPLRMVPETVRTDECRADDVYRVQDKQCRSTPALPGVGSRKQYKPRKGTALLKGDHHRKKDNTPASPTVIRKRRLAANARERKRMNSLNVAFDRLREIVPTLGPDHKLSKFETLQMAQTYISALSDLLERGADATTYSLFDSLTESSRTNDTNNNNHNSSNNSNGDRFTDSSCSLLLRESPDSLENGFLDLAYL; translated from the coding sequence ATGGATCGCTATACGATGGGTATCGATCGGTTGAGCTCGTACGAGCCCATGTCCTCGACGGTGAGCCTGATCGGTGGATCGACGTACCTGCCAAACTATCCATTGGATGGTTCCTTGTGTCACAGCAGCTACAGTGTGTCGTCCGGTGAGACGAGTCCATCTTTTTCGGGCACAGAGCACAACCACAGCTATGGACAGCTGGCCAGCTACTCGGACGCAATGTTCGACGGTGAACCGGGCTTTGTGCAGATTGAATCGGCCGATCTGCTGTTCCATGGAATTGCTGACAGTAGCGTTCAGCAGGACACCGTACGTCCACTTCGGATGGTGCCAGAAACTGTGCGGACGGACGAATGCAGAGCGGACGATGTGTACCGGGTTCAGGATAAGCAATGTCGCTCCACCCCGGCACTGCCAGGAGTGGGATCGCGCAAACAGTACAAACCACGTAAAGGAACGGCGCTCCTGAAAGGTGACCATCATCGAAAAAAGGACAATACGCCCGCCAGTCCAACGGTAATCAGGAAACGTCGTCTAGCGGCGAATGCCCGCGAACGGAAGCGGATGAATAGTTTGAATGTGGCGTTCGATCGGTTGCGCGAGATTGTGCCAACGCTCGGGCCCGATCATAAGTTGTCCAAGTTCGAGACGCTGCAGATGGCCCAGACGTACATCAGTGCACTGAGTGATTTGCTGGAGCGGGGTGCCGATGCTACCACCTACAGTCTGTTCGACAGTCTGACCGAGTCGTCGAGGACGAACGatacgaacaacaacaatcacaacagcagcaacaacagtaacgGTGATCGGTTTACCGACAGCTCCTGCAGTTTGCTGCTGAGAGAGTCACCCGATtcgttggaaaatggttttctggACTTGGCATACCTTTGA